A single Struthio camelus isolate bStrCam1 chromosome 8, bStrCam1.hap1, whole genome shotgun sequence DNA region contains:
- the PRDX1 gene encoding peroxiredoxin-1, translating to MSSGKAFIGKPAPDFTATAVMPDGQFKDIKLSDYKGKYVVFFFYPLDFTFVCPTEIIAYSDRADEFKKINCEIIGASVDSHFCHLAWINTPKKQGGLGTMKIPLVSDTKRVIAKEYGVLKEDEGIAYRGLFIIDDKGILRQITINDLPVGRSVDETLRLVQAFQFTDKHGEVCPAGWKPGSDTIKPDVQKSKEYFSKQK from the exons ATGTCTTCAGGAAAGGCATTCATTGGAAAACCAGCCCCTGACTTTACTGCCACGGCTGTAATGCCAGATGGACAATTCAAAGACATCAAACTCTCTGATTATAAAG gaaaatatgtTGTGTTCTTCTTCTACCCTCTGGACTTCACTTTTGTTTGTCCAACTGAAATTATTGCATACAGTGACAGAGCTGATGAATTCAAGAAAATTAACTGTGAAATAATTGGAGCTTCTGTTGACTCTCACTTTTGCCATCTTGCCTG GATCAACACTCCTAAGAAGCAAGGTGGTTTGGGTACTATGAAAATTCCATTGGTTTCTGACACAAAGCGTGTCATTGCCAAAGAATATGGTGTCCTGAAAGAGGATGAAGGTATTGCATACAG AGGTCTGTTCATAATTGATGACAAAGGGATCTTAAGGCAGATAACAATCAATGATCTTCCTGTTGGCCGTTCTGTTGATGAAACACTCAGACTTGTGCAGGCTTTCCAGTTTACAGATAAACATGGAGAAG TGTGCCCAGCTGGCTGGAAGCCTGGCAGTGACACAATCAAGCCTGATGTTCAGAAAAGTAAAGAGTACTTCTCCAAGCAGAAATAA